Proteins from one uncultured Anaeromusa sp. genomic window:
- a CDS encoding chemotaxis protein, whose amino-acid sequence MEQGTDKKGILLESGTNEFEIVEFVVGDVTYGINVAKVREVINLVPVTKMPNVHPYVDGVFTLRGRVMPLVNLPRCLGQGTDKEPTNIIVSELNEFYVGFLVHGVSRIHRISWSAMEEPPAISSSEMVVGIVKMAEKMVLLLDFEKIVSEINPEINQKLTSIPTANERLTSLRKTKRVLVAEDSPLLRDLLVGTLREAGYEEVIVCHNGQQAWERLDAIAKSGEDMNNYVNIVITDIEMPKMDGHHLLKRIREESRLAGLPVFIFSSLINEEMRRKGENLGADGQISKPEIVQLIDLIDKKIL is encoded by the coding sequence ATGGAACAAGGCACTGATAAAAAAGGCATTCTCCTGGAGTCGGGAACGAATGAATTTGAAATTGTAGAATTTGTAGTTGGTGATGTAACCTATGGCATTAATGTAGCGAAGGTTCGTGAGGTTATTAATTTGGTGCCTGTCACTAAAATGCCGAATGTGCATCCCTATGTGGACGGCGTGTTTACCTTGCGCGGGCGGGTTATGCCGTTGGTCAATTTGCCACGCTGCCTAGGACAGGGAACCGATAAAGAACCGACAAATATTATTGTTAGCGAACTGAATGAATTTTATGTTGGCTTTTTGGTTCACGGCGTGTCGCGAATTCATCGGATTTCTTGGAGCGCCATGGAAGAGCCGCCGGCGATCAGCAGCTCGGAAATGGTGGTAGGCATTGTGAAGATGGCTGAGAAAATGGTATTGCTGCTGGACTTTGAAAAAATCGTTTCTGAAATTAATCCGGAAATCAATCAAAAGCTGACCAGCATTCCTACGGCCAACGAACGGCTGACGAGCTTACGCAAAACTAAGCGTGTTTTGGTGGCGGAGGATTCGCCTTTATTGCGTGATTTGCTGGTGGGTACGCTTCGTGAAGCAGGCTATGAAGAAGTTATTGTCTGTCACAATGGCCAGCAGGCGTGGGAACGGCTAGACGCTATTGCCAAGTCGGGCGAAGATATGAACAACTATGTAAATATTGTTATTACCGACATTGAAATGCCGAAAATGGACGGACATCACCTTTTGAAACGCATTCGCGAGGAAAGTCGCTTGGCGGGATTGCCTGTATTTATCTTCTCTTCCTTGATTAATGAAGAAATGCGTCGTAAAGGCGAAAACTTGGGAGCGGACGGGCAAATTTCCAAGCCGGAAATTGTGCAATTAATCGATCTTATTGATAAGAAGATTCTGTAA